Proteins encoded together in one Phoenix dactylifera cultivar Barhee BC4 unplaced genomic scaffold, palm_55x_up_171113_PBpolish2nd_filt_p 000581F, whole genome shotgun sequence window:
- the LOC120106621 gene encoding uncharacterized protein LOC120106621, whose translation MAYRSALTYQDIKTTFVSKFFGLGGIGKKDSTSSDHAAQQDPTKSSYGNQAAPALELATLLANQAYLGVVLQIDAWDLDIDEAGLPNHELLQAIPLYLLEMAPPTHQLYMAFQEQERVLSVVELPRDGCSSSFLPHARHSNSSIHQDRLFVRMWRHSG comes from the exons ATGGCCTACAG GTCCGCCCTTACATATCAAGACATTAAAACAACCTTCGTATCGAAGTTCTTTGGCTTGGGAGGTATTGGAAAAAAAG ATTCAACAAGTAGTGACCATGCTGCTCAACAAGACCCAACTAAAAGCAGCTATGGAAATCAGGCAGCTCCAGCACTTGAACTGGCAACCCTACTGGCCAATCAAGCTTACCTGGGAGTAGTTTTGCAGATTGACGCTTGGGATCTTGATATTGACGAAGCCGGCCTCCCAAATCAtg AATTGTTACAGGCAATTCCATTGTACCTATTAGAGATGGCCCCACCAACTCATCAACTATACATGGCATTCCAAGAACAAGAAAGAGTTTTGAGTGTGGTAGAGCTCCCTAGGGATGGCTGCAGCTCCAGCTTTCTTCCTCATGCTCGGCATTCAAATAGCTCCATCCATCAAGACAGACTTTTTGTGAGGATGTGGAGACACTCCGGATGA